One Rhodothermales bacterium genomic window carries:
- the ppk1 gene encoding polyphosphate kinase 1, translated as MSATEGDEKIDEAPDYKDPDLYLNRELSLLRFQERVLEEAQDASLPLLERLKFIAILGSNLDEFFMVRVGGIKLQLAEGVVERSPDGRTPAEQLAEIRRFSQELMSRAKSCLLDDIMPSLKEEGVFLLDYHELSDKQADQVGAYFEEVIFPVLTPMAFDPGHPFPHISNLSLNLAVVVRHENGGERFARVKVPASIPRLVPLKRSSGSVRKDGTAPRKHYFVWVEQVIAANLQALFPGMEIIASYPFRVTRNADMIIQELEADDLLETMEKSVRQRRFGAVDRLTFNPGIPESTRTIITENLRVDPKDVYTLDGPLGSSGMMELYSNVVRPDLKEEPFIAYSSPKFRADGTDSDIFQRISRGNSIVHHPYDSFAPVLDFLFAAANDPDVLAIKQTLYRVGKNAPVVKALLRARENGKQVTALIELKARFDEESNIGWARTLEREGVHVVYGLLGLKTHSKIALVVRKEGDHIRRYVHLSTGNYNAVTASMYEDIGFFTCDPDIGADATDLFNYLTGYSRKKDYRKLFVAPINLRHSLIERIQREIDHAVAGRGGRLVFKTNALVDKAIIRLLYKASNAGVEIDLIVRGICCLRPGVKGVSENISVRSVVGRFLEHSRIYYFGNGGTPEVYLGSADLMPRNIDRRVEVVFPIEDREHVRYLREEVLETYLKDNVKARLMQSDGSYKQQTPAGGDVAVYSQQWFLRQRARWQQEESGVKELS; from the coding sequence ATGTCGGCCACCGAGGGCGATGAGAAGATCGACGAGGCTCCGGACTACAAGGACCCGGACCTGTATCTGAATCGCGAGCTCAGCTTGCTGCGATTTCAGGAGCGCGTACTCGAAGAGGCACAGGACGCTTCGCTGCCCCTGCTCGAAAGACTCAAGTTCATCGCGATTCTGGGCTCGAATCTGGATGAGTTCTTCATGGTGCGCGTCGGGGGCATCAAGCTGCAGCTCGCCGAAGGCGTGGTCGAACGATCGCCGGACGGTCGGACGCCGGCGGAACAGCTGGCCGAGATACGACGGTTCTCGCAGGAGCTCATGAGTCGTGCGAAGAGCTGCCTTCTTGACGACATCATGCCCAGCCTGAAGGAGGAGGGAGTCTTCCTTCTCGACTATCACGAGCTGTCCGACAAACAGGCGGACCAGGTCGGGGCATACTTCGAGGAGGTCATCTTTCCGGTCCTCACGCCAATGGCCTTCGACCCGGGGCATCCGTTTCCGCACATATCCAATCTGAGCCTGAACCTGGCCGTTGTGGTACGGCACGAGAACGGCGGTGAGCGTTTTGCCCGCGTCAAAGTGCCGGCGTCCATTCCCAGGCTGGTCCCGCTCAAGCGCTCTTCCGGGAGCGTGCGCAAGGATGGGACGGCTCCTCGCAAGCATTACTTCGTCTGGGTCGAACAGGTGATTGCGGCCAATCTGCAGGCGCTATTCCCGGGAATGGAAATCATCGCGTCCTATCCGTTTCGTGTGACGCGAAACGCGGACATGATCATCCAGGAACTTGAAGCGGATGACCTGCTCGAGACGATGGAAAAGAGCGTTCGTCAGCGCCGATTCGGTGCGGTTGATCGCCTGACGTTTAATCCCGGGATACCGGAATCGACTCGAACGATCATTACCGAAAACCTGCGGGTTGATCCCAAGGACGTGTACACACTGGACGGCCCTCTGGGCTCCAGCGGCATGATGGAGCTGTACTCGAACGTTGTTCGTCCCGATCTGAAGGAGGAGCCGTTCATTGCGTACTCTTCTCCGAAGTTTCGGGCCGACGGTACGGACAGCGATATATTTCAGCGGATCTCCAGAGGGAATTCGATCGTCCACCACCCGTACGATTCGTTCGCCCCGGTACTTGATTTTCTGTTTGCCGCTGCGAATGATCCGGACGTGCTGGCCATCAAGCAAACGCTGTACCGCGTAGGGAAGAACGCGCCGGTCGTGAAGGCACTGTTGCGGGCTCGGGAAAACGGTAAGCAGGTGACGGCGCTGATCGAACTCAAGGCTCGTTTTGACGAGGAATCAAATATTGGCTGGGCAAGGACGCTCGAGCGCGAAGGAGTGCACGTTGTATATGGTTTGCTCGGACTAAAAACGCACTCGAAGATCGCTCTCGTCGTGCGGAAGGAGGGTGACCACATTCGCCGCTACGTGCATCTGTCTACGGGCAATTACAACGCAGTGACGGCGAGCATGTATGAGGATATCGGCTTCTTCACCTGCGATCCGGATATCGGCGCCGATGCCACCGATCTGTTCAATTATCTGACGGGCTATTCCCGCAAGAAGGACTATCGCAAGCTGTTCGTGGCTCCCATTAATTTGCGCCACAGTTTAATAGAGCGAATACAACGCGAGATCGATCATGCCGTGGCAGGCCGCGGTGGACGCCTGGTTTTCAAGACGAATGCTCTGGTCGACAAAGCAATCATCAGGCTCTTGTACAAGGCATCTAATGCGGGCGTTGAAATTGACCTCATCGTGCGCGGCATTTGCTGTCTCCGGCCGGGCGTCAAGGGAGTTAGCGAGAATATCAGTGTTCGAAGTGTCGTGGGACGATTTCTGGAGCATAGCCGGATCTACTACTTCGGCAACGGTGGAACTCCGGAAGTGTACCTGGGCTCAGCGGACCTGATGCCGCGAAATATCGACAGGCGAGTAGAGGTTGTATTTCCGATCGAAGATCGAGAGCACGTCCGCTATCTGCGCGAGGAAGTGCTGGAGACCTATCTAAAAGACAACGTGAAGGCTCGCTTGATGCAGTCCGATGGTTCGTACAAGCAGCAGACGCCGGCAGGCGGCGACGTTGCGGTCTACAGCCAGCAGTGGTTCCTGCGGCAGCGGGCGAGGTGGCAGCAAGAGGAGTCGGGCGTCAAGGAACTCAGCTGA